The following coding sequences are from one Triticum aestivum cultivar Chinese Spring chromosome 5A, IWGSC CS RefSeq v2.1, whole genome shotgun sequence window:
- the LOC123102867 gene encoding protein FAR1-RELATED SEQUENCE 1 isoform X1, protein MTSTQRSESANHMLKNYVPPGCPMHIFVRKYMSLIFDRESEENYEEKRTKIGRPLMRANLATERHARKIYTRVMFEKFGHILYECGAYQVEEIEKGKEYVAIHTDAARREKWCRTSYKVTVVEGGEEFDCECGQFAHMGLLCSHILKVLDFIRVTEIPNKHIVKRWTRDARDILPAHLTQYQKDNAQGNPFSFWHFNMYMQDMELVRMGDSSVAAYERLTTLFNQCAAEMKPLTEVRDGLGLEDRLAGNNMVPSGVEADVVPSRIEADADAFDAGEGTQMIIGNDDNISANVSVTRLDNLLAPAKRKQVGRPTSSREKAPYEGLSKRTRFCGICRQQGHKRTTCPKRGDLPKQPHKPARCKNCGLKDITGITVIRQRNLGCDNLYMSDECFFYGGAKNETVVAFLLSVTEIYLCVSSAKTEFS, encoded by the exons ATGACTAGTACGCAGCGGAGTGAAAGCGCAAACCACATGTTGAAGAACTATGTGCCACCTGGGTGTCCAATGCATATCTTCGTGAGGAAATACATGAGTTTGATTTTTGATAGGGAATCAGAAGAGAATTATGAGGAGAAGCGGACAAAAATT GGAAGGCCTCTTATGAGAGCAAATCTGGCGACTGAGAGACATGCTCGGAAGATTTACACGAGGGTGATGTTTGAGAAATTTGGCCACATATTATATGAGTGTGGTGCATATCAGGTGGAAGAGATTGAGAAAGGCAAAGAGTACGTGGCAATACATACTGATGCTGCAAGGAGGGAGAAATGGTGCCGAACCTCATACAAGGTCACGGTGGTTGAAGGAGGTGAGGAGTTTGACTGTGAGTGCGGGCAATTTGCACACATGGGCCTGCTGTGCAGCCATATCCTTAAG GTGCTCGACTTCATTCGAGTGACAGAAATCCCAAATAAGCACATTGTGAAAAGGTGGACAAGGGACGCGAGAGATATACTTCCAGCCCACCTAACGCAGTACCAGAAAGACAATGCCCAGGGAAATCCATTTAGTTTCTGGCATTTCAACATGTATATGCAAGACATGGAACTTGTTAGGATGGGTGACTCAAGTGTGGCAGCATACGAGCGATTGACTACACTATTCAACCAATGTGCGGCCGAAATGAAGCCACTCACAGAGGTCAGAGATGGCCTAGGATTGGAAGACAGGTTGGCAGGTAATAATATGGTTCCGAGTGGGGTTGAAGCAGACGTCGTTCCGAGTAGGATTGAGGCAGATGCCGATGCATTCGATGCAGGAGAAGGTACACAAATGATCATCGGAAATGATGACAACATATCAGCTAATGTGTCTGTGACTAGGCTGGATAACCTTCTAGCACCAGCAAAGCGGAAGCAAGTTGGAAGGCCGACGAGCAGTAGGGAGAAGGCTCCATATGAGGGTTTAAGTAAGAGAACTAGATTTTGCGGCATATGCAGGCAGCAAGGACATAAGAGAACAACCTGCCCTAAACGAGGGGATTTACCAAAGCAACCACATAAGCCGGCGAGATGCAAGAATTGTGGGTTGAAGGACATCACAGGAATAACTGTCATAAGGCAGCGGAACTTAGGCTGCGATAATTTATATATGAGCGATGAGTGTTTTTTTTATGGAGGAGCTAAAAATGAAACAGTAGTTGCTTTTCTTTTAAGTGTAACTGAAATCTATTTGTGTGTCTCAAGTGCAAAAACTGAATTTTCCTGA
- the LOC123102867 gene encoding uncharacterized protein isoform X2 has product MRRSGQKLPLMRANLATERHARKIYTRVMFEKFGHILYECGAYQVEEIEKGKEYVAIHTDAARREKWCRTSYKVTVVEGGEEFDCECGQFAHMGLLCSHILKVLDFIRVTEIPNKHIVKRWTRDARDILPAHLTQYQKDNAQGNPFSFWHFNMYMQDMELVRMGDSSVAAYERLTTLFNQCAAEMKPLTEVRDGLGLEDRLAGNNMVPSGVEADVVPSRIEADADAFDAGEGTQMIIGNDDNISANVSVTRLDNLLAPAKRKQVGRPTSSREKAPYEGLSKRTRFCGICRQQGHKRTTCPKRGDLPKQPHKPARCKNCGLKDITGITVIRQRNLGCDNLYMSDECFFYGGAKNETVVAFLLSVTEIYLCVSSAKTEFS; this is encoded by the exons ATGAGGAGAAGCGGACAAAAATT GCCTCTTATGAGAGCAAATCTGGCGACTGAGAGACATGCTCGGAAGATTTACACGAGGGTGATGTTTGAGAAATTTGGCCACATATTATATGAGTGTGGTGCATATCAGGTGGAAGAGATTGAGAAAGGCAAAGAGTACGTGGCAATACATACTGATGCTGCAAGGAGGGAGAAATGGTGCCGAACCTCATACAAGGTCACGGTGGTTGAAGGAGGTGAGGAGTTTGACTGTGAGTGCGGGCAATTTGCACACATGGGCCTGCTGTGCAGCCATATCCTTAAG GTGCTCGACTTCATTCGAGTGACAGAAATCCCAAATAAGCACATTGTGAAAAGGTGGACAAGGGACGCGAGAGATATACTTCCAGCCCACCTAACGCAGTACCAGAAAGACAATGCCCAGGGAAATCCATTTAGTTTCTGGCATTTCAACATGTATATGCAAGACATGGAACTTGTTAGGATGGGTGACTCAAGTGTGGCAGCATACGAGCGATTGACTACACTATTCAACCAATGTGCGGCCGAAATGAAGCCACTCACAGAGGTCAGAGATGGCCTAGGATTGGAAGACAGGTTGGCAGGTAATAATATGGTTCCGAGTGGGGTTGAAGCAGACGTCGTTCCGAGTAGGATTGAGGCAGATGCCGATGCATTCGATGCAGGAGAAGGTACACAAATGATCATCGGAAATGATGACAACATATCAGCTAATGTGTCTGTGACTAGGCTGGATAACCTTCTAGCACCAGCAAAGCGGAAGCAAGTTGGAAGGCCGACGAGCAGTAGGGAGAAGGCTCCATATGAGGGTTTAAGTAAGAGAACTAGATTTTGCGGCATATGCAGGCAGCAAGGACATAAGAGAACAACCTGCCCTAAACGAGGGGATTTACCAAAGCAACCACATAAGCCGGCGAGATGCAAGAATTGTGGGTTGAAGGACATCACAGGAATAACTGTCATAAGGCAGCGGAACTTAGGCTGCGATAATTTATATATGAGCGATGAGTGTTTTTTTTATGGAGGAGCTAAAAATGAAACAGTAGTTGCTTTTCTTTTAAGTGTAACTGAAATCTATTTGTGTGTCTCAAGTGCAAAAACTGAATTTTCCTGA